In the Malaya genurostris strain Urasoe2022 chromosome 1, Malgen_1.1, whole genome shotgun sequence genome, one interval contains:
- the LOC131440735 gene encoding glucose-induced degradation protein 8-B homolog, with the protein MSLNDKSDGISREEWQSRLETFPFKQDDINKLIMNYLVTEGFKEAAEKFQAESGVEPSVDLSSLDNRILIREAVQNGRIQEATHLVNQLHPELLDNDRYLYFHLQQLHLIELIRAGKIEEALTFAQTQISEAGESNPEVLNELERTLALLAFEKPQNSPFADLLDQTHRQKVASELNAAILKMEHQEQSSPRMINVLKLILWAQAELDRKNVKYPKMIDLATATIDPK; encoded by the exons ATGAGCCTTAATGATAAAAGTGACGGAATTTCTAGAGAAGAATGGCAATCGAGATTGGAAACGTTTCCTTTCAAACAAGACGATATTAATAAGCTCATTATGAACTATTTAGTCACAG AGGGTTTCAAGGAAGCGGCAGAAAAATTTCAAGCAGAATCTGGTGTGGAGCCATCCGTTGATTTAAGCTCTTTAGATAATAGAATATTAATACGAGAGGCGGTACAGAACGGCCGAATACAGGAGGCAACACATCTTGTAAATCAGTTACACCCGGAGCTGCTCGACAATGATCGCTATCTGTATTTCCATCTTCAACAATTACATCTGATTGAACTAATTCG TGCTGGCAAAATTGAAGAGGCCTTGACGTTTGCCcaaacgcagatttccgaagcagGCGAAAGTAATCCCGAAGTCCTAAATGAACTGGAACGGACACTTGCACTTTTAGCTTTTGAAAAACCTCAGAATAGTCCATTTGCGGACCTCCTCGATCAGACACACCGACAAAAAGTGGCTAGTGAGTTGAATGCAGCAATACTCAAAATGGAACACCAGGAGCAGTCCAGTCCTCGTATGATCAACGTTCTTAAACTGATCTTATGGGCTCAAGCCGAACTAGATCGGAAAAATGTTAAGTACCCAAAAATGATTGATTTAGCAACGGCTACAATTGATCCGAAATAA